Proteins encoded in a region of the Cydia pomonella isolate Wapato2018A chromosome 3, ilCydPomo1, whole genome shotgun sequence genome:
- the LOC133515790 gene encoding synaptic vesicle glycoprotein 2B-like isoform X3: MGVVCGFMIIAMAFESLSVSYLVPASACELETTTLHQGFMAAVPVIGILATSHVWGYLADMRGRRKILQLSLVLGFVTGALAAFSPHWIVFCVLKFLSCTSVSGTFALAFTLLGETTPRTKRNMVILMTSSIYLVSTGVMAVLTIPVLPLTFSYYVPYLGIYFNSWRLLNIIYSLPCAIAAAVAARVDESPKYLLTMGLAEEALNVIKGIYVVNTGKDLEDFQVKSIILNEGATSQAQYKSLWASVKAQTLPLVKPPLVRNTILLSIMFALIYFCIHPYVVWLPFIADGFMKSIEKGETDLTICQMLRSAHVSQNQTLESLDVIEEVKDCSLNHFAMMIVLINGCVLGIMNLVMSGLINVVGRKRLLIAVQIITGTAGICINFSSSWAVTAVIFMAFIANCLNFAVLTTFSVNIFPTYLKAMAVCLTLMVGRTCAFFGINILKQLLISDCELSFYIFGGLTIAGGILGFLLPADEPKHKPRENKAPET, translated from the exons ATGGGCGTAGTATGTGGCTTCATGATCATCGCCATGGCCTTCGAGAGCCTATCGGTTAGCTATTTGGTACCAGCTAGTGCTTGTGAACTGGAGACCACTACACTACATCAGGGGTTCATGGCTGCTGTGCCCGTCATAG GTATCCTGGCCACGTCGCACGTTTGGGGCTACTTAGCAGACATGCGCGGACGTCGCAAAATACTTCAGTTATCACTTGTGCTCGGGTTCGTCACGGGTGCGCTTGCTGCTTTCTCGCCGCACTGGATTGTCTTCTGCGTTCTTAAGTTCCTGTCATGCACTTC GGTATCAGGGACATTCGCGCTCGCCTTCACGCTACTGGGAGAGACTACTCCTCGCACAAAACGTAATATGGTGATCTTAATGACCAGCAGCATCTATCTCGTTTCTACTGGAGTCATGGCAG TGTTGACCATCCCGGTGCTTCCTCTCACATTCTCCTACTACGTCCCATACCTTGGTATCTATTTCAACTCCTGGAGACTCCTGAACATCATCTACAGCTTGCCATGCGCAATAGCTGCAGCAGTTGCAGCCCGTGTTGATGAGAGCCCCAAGTACCTCCTCACTATGGGCTTAGCGGAAGAAGCTTTGAATGTCATCAAGGGCATATATGTCGTAAATACTGGGAAAGACCTGGAGGACTTTCAG GTGAAATCGATTATTTTGAACGAGGGTGCCACATCTCAAGCACAATACAAGTCTCTTTGGGCATCAGTGAAAGCACAGACATTGCCTCTAGTAAAGCCACCATTAGTGCGAAATACGATTCTGCTTTCCATCATGTTTGCATTGATCTATTTCTG CATACACCCTTACGTCGTGTGGTTGCCCTTCATTGCTGACGGCTTCATGAAATCAATTGAAAAAGGGGAGACTGATCTCACCATCTGCCAAATGCTTCGATCAGCGCACGTTTCTCAAAATCAAACCTTAGAATCTTTAGATGTAATCGAAGAG GTGAAAGACTGTTCCCTAAATCACTTTGCCATGATGATTGTCCTCATCAATGGATGTGTTCTTGGGATAATGAATTTAGTCATGAGTGGACTAATTAATGTAGTCGGGAGAAAGCGGCTGCTTATTGCTGTCCAG ATAATAACCGGAACAGCAGGCATATGCATTAACTTCAGTAGTTCCTGGGCCGTCACAGCCGTCATTTTTATGGCTTTTATCGCCAATTGCCTCAACTTTGCAGTCCTCACTACTTTTAGCGTCAACATCTTCCCGACATATCTCAA AGCAATGGCGGTTTGTTTGACACTGATGGTGGGGCGAACCTGCGCTTTCTTCGGCATCAACATACTCAAGCAGTTGCTGATCAGCGACTGTGAACTCTCCTTTTATATCTTCGGAGGATTGACTATtg cGGGCGGTATATTGGGATTTCTTTTGCCAGCCGACGAACCCAAACACAAGCCAAGAGAAAATAAAGCTCCAGAAACTTGA
- the LOC133515772 gene encoding LOW QUALITY PROTEIN: uncharacterized protein LOC133515772 (The sequence of the model RefSeq protein was modified relative to this genomic sequence to represent the inferred CDS: inserted 1 base in 1 codon) → MLQEKCVEPKMEYSYDEAVELAGHGRYNHLVLVACSVISNAVALDMFAFGLILATASCDLQLGIGHIGLLGSIPFAGLLFAFPWGYYADISGRRRALLLSCSVGFIMAAIGSLSPNWQTLLVMKLVGCSFSTASFSLTMTYLGECTGNKHRSQYMFIMNSINLFSEAVTFMLALVILPLTFNIPILWLGITYRPWRLLALILAIPLGVGAAMMWFLHESPKFLANRGYNDTALEVLRKMFEVNGGRKDEYQVKNISNTTETQNKEPFWQSIVQQTVPIFKPPLLWRTIQLFYLMMLCCAINNIFVMWXPTIVNSFFTSLSYGVVEEKSFCDRFISNLTADPSETGDWSCNDTITPSTLYTGIITGFFYTGLNLSVSKLAKWRRSVLLTIYLIPGICMVLTNAVKQPIVSLIMFALVQGTAVGIGVVASYFVDLYPTSYRALVTSLALMTARLGSLSGINIIGHAMTTNCEVTFYCCAALVFSGVAVTLILPSDKKSDG, encoded by the exons ATGTTGCAAGAGAAATGTGTGGAGCCGAAAATGGAATATTCATATGATGAGGCTGTGGAACTAGCTG GCCATGGTCGATACAACCACCTGGTCCTGGTAGCGTGCAGTGTCATCAGCAATGCCGTGGCACTGGACATGTTCGCATTTGGCCTTATCCTGGCTACGGCCTCGTGCGACCTCCAGTTAGGCATCGGGCATATTGGCCTGCTTGGTTCTATACCATTCGCTG GTCTTCTCTTCGCATTCCCCTGGGGCTACTACGCCGATATTAGCGGACGGAGACGGGCGCTGCTGCTGTCCTGCTCTGTTGGCTTCATCATGGCCGCCATTGGAAGCCTGTCCCCGAACTGGCAGACGCTGCTGGTGATGAAGCTGGTGGGCTGCAGTTT TTCCACGGCGTCATTCAGTCTTACCATGACGTACTTAGGCGAGTGCACGGGTAACAAACACAGGAGCCAATACatgttcatcatgaacagtaTCAACCTCTTCTCCGAAGCTGTCACGTTCA TGCTAGCCCTCGTCATACTACCCCTAACCTTCAACATCCCCATCCTCTGGCTGGGTATCACGTACCGGCCCTGGCGACTCTTGGCTCTCATCCTGGCCATTCCCCTTGGAGTCGGTGCGGCTATGATGTGGTTCCTTCACGAAAGCCCTAAGTTCTTGGCCAATAGAGGGTACAATGATACGGCGTTAGAGGTGTTGAGGAAAATGTTTGAGGTCAATGGAGGGAGGAAAGATGAGTATCAG GTGAAGAATATTTCGAACACTACGGAAACGCAAAACAAAGAGCCCTTTTGGCAGTCAATCGTACAGCAGACGGTGCCAATCTTCAAGCCGCCACTGCTGTGGAGGACCATACAACTTTTCTACTTGATGATGCTCTGCTGTGCCAT TAACAACATATTTGTGATGT TACCCACTATTGTCAACTCTTTCTTCACGTCCCTCTCATATGGTGTGGTAGAAGAGAAAAGCTTCTGCGATCGGTTCATTAGTAACCTGACAGCTGATCCTAGCGAAACTGGCGAT TGGTCCTGCAATGACACCATCACCCCTAGCACTCTCTACACCGGCATCATCACCGGTTTCTTCTACACCGGCCTGAACCTCTCCGTCTCTAAGCTCGCCAAGTGGCGCCGTAGCGTTTTACTCACTATCTACTTAATCCCTGGTATCTGCATGGTCTTAACCAACGCCGTTAAGCAGCCTATAGTCAGTTTGATCATGTTTGCTCTTGTTCAGGGAACGGCTGTTGGTATTGGGGTCGTGGCGTCGTATTTTGTGGATCTATATCCGACTTCTTATAG AGCCCTCGTGACAAGCCTTGCTCTGATGACAGCCCGGCTGGGCTCTCTGTCCGGCATCAACATCATCGGGCACGCCATGACTACTAACTGCGAGGTGACGTTCTACTGCTGCGCTGCTTTAGTGTTCA GTGGCGTTGCTGTAACCCTGATTCTACCATCAGACAAAAAATCTGACGGATGA
- the LOC133515790 gene encoding synaptic vesicle glycoprotein 2B-like isoform X1: MILYMFTRFYLTCFVVNSVFIIFKMSKVHKATSVIPSFYFFSGFGKYNLLMGVVCGFMIIAMAFESLSVSYLVPASACELETTTLHQGFMAAVPVIGILATSHVWGYLADMRGRRKILQLSLVLGFVTGALAAFSPHWIVFCVLKFLSCTSVSGTFALAFTLLGETTPRTKRNMVILMTSSIYLVSTGVMAVLTIPVLPLTFSYYVPYLGIYFNSWRLLNIIYSLPCAIAAAVAARVDESPKYLLTMGLAEEALNVIKGIYVVNTGKDLEDFQVKSIILNEGATSQAQYKSLWASVKAQTLPLVKPPLVRNTILLSIMFALIYFCIHPYVVWLPFIADGFMKSIEKGETDLTICQMLRSAHVSQNQTLESLDVIEEVKDCSLNHFAMMIVLINGCVLGIMNLVMSGLINVVGRKRLLIAVQIITGTAGICINFSSSWAVTAVIFMAFIANCLNFAVLTTFSVNIFPTYLKAMAVCLTLMVGRTCAFFGINILKQLLISDCELSFYIFGGLTIAGGILGFLLPADEPKHKPRENKAPET, encoded by the exons AtgattttatatatgtttacaagattttatttaacttgttttGTTGTCaattcagtttttattattttcaaaatgtctAAAGTTCACAAAGCCACTAGTGTAATTCCTTCGTTTTATTTCTTTTCAGGCTTCGGCAAATACAACTTGCTTATGGGCGTAGTATGTGGCTTCATGATCATCGCCATGGCCTTCGAGAGCCTATCGGTTAGCTATTTGGTACCAGCTAGTGCTTGTGAACTGGAGACCACTACACTACATCAGGGGTTCATGGCTGCTGTGCCCGTCATAG GTATCCTGGCCACGTCGCACGTTTGGGGCTACTTAGCAGACATGCGCGGACGTCGCAAAATACTTCAGTTATCACTTGTGCTCGGGTTCGTCACGGGTGCGCTTGCTGCTTTCTCGCCGCACTGGATTGTCTTCTGCGTTCTTAAGTTCCTGTCATGCACTTC GGTATCAGGGACATTCGCGCTCGCCTTCACGCTACTGGGAGAGACTACTCCTCGCACAAAACGTAATATGGTGATCTTAATGACCAGCAGCATCTATCTCGTTTCTACTGGAGTCATGGCAG TGTTGACCATCCCGGTGCTTCCTCTCACATTCTCCTACTACGTCCCATACCTTGGTATCTATTTCAACTCCTGGAGACTCCTGAACATCATCTACAGCTTGCCATGCGCAATAGCTGCAGCAGTTGCAGCCCGTGTTGATGAGAGCCCCAAGTACCTCCTCACTATGGGCTTAGCGGAAGAAGCTTTGAATGTCATCAAGGGCATATATGTCGTAAATACTGGGAAAGACCTGGAGGACTTTCAG GTGAAATCGATTATTTTGAACGAGGGTGCCACATCTCAAGCACAATACAAGTCTCTTTGGGCATCAGTGAAAGCACAGACATTGCCTCTAGTAAAGCCACCATTAGTGCGAAATACGATTCTGCTTTCCATCATGTTTGCATTGATCTATTTCTG CATACACCCTTACGTCGTGTGGTTGCCCTTCATTGCTGACGGCTTCATGAAATCAATTGAAAAAGGGGAGACTGATCTCACCATCTGCCAAATGCTTCGATCAGCGCACGTTTCTCAAAATCAAACCTTAGAATCTTTAGATGTAATCGAAGAG GTGAAAGACTGTTCCCTAAATCACTTTGCCATGATGATTGTCCTCATCAATGGATGTGTTCTTGGGATAATGAATTTAGTCATGAGTGGACTAATTAATGTAGTCGGGAGAAAGCGGCTGCTTATTGCTGTCCAG ATAATAACCGGAACAGCAGGCATATGCATTAACTTCAGTAGTTCCTGGGCCGTCACAGCCGTCATTTTTATGGCTTTTATCGCCAATTGCCTCAACTTTGCAGTCCTCACTACTTTTAGCGTCAACATCTTCCCGACATATCTCAA AGCAATGGCGGTTTGTTTGACACTGATGGTGGGGCGAACCTGCGCTTTCTTCGGCATCAACATACTCAAGCAGTTGCTGATCAGCGACTGTGAACTCTCCTTTTATATCTTCGGAGGATTGACTATtg cGGGCGGTATATTGGGATTTCTTTTGCCAGCCGACGAACCCAAACACAAGCCAAGAGAAAATAAAGCTCCAGAAACTTGA
- the LOC133515790 gene encoding synaptic vesicle glycoprotein 2B-like isoform X2, with protein MCGKLHKVPFEDALDMTGFGKYNLLMGVVCGFMIIAMAFESLSVSYLVPASACELETTTLHQGFMAAVPVIGILATSHVWGYLADMRGRRKILQLSLVLGFVTGALAAFSPHWIVFCVLKFLSCTSVSGTFALAFTLLGETTPRTKRNMVILMTSSIYLVSTGVMAVLTIPVLPLTFSYYVPYLGIYFNSWRLLNIIYSLPCAIAAAVAARVDESPKYLLTMGLAEEALNVIKGIYVVNTGKDLEDFQVKSIILNEGATSQAQYKSLWASVKAQTLPLVKPPLVRNTILLSIMFALIYFCIHPYVVWLPFIADGFMKSIEKGETDLTICQMLRSAHVSQNQTLESLDVIEEVKDCSLNHFAMMIVLINGCVLGIMNLVMSGLINVVGRKRLLIAVQIITGTAGICINFSSSWAVTAVIFMAFIANCLNFAVLTTFSVNIFPTYLKAMAVCLTLMVGRTCAFFGINILKQLLISDCELSFYIFGGLTIAGGILGFLLPADEPKHKPRENKAPET; from the exons atgtGTGGAAAGTTACATAAAGTTCCTTTTGAAGATGCCCTGGATATGacag GCTTCGGCAAATACAACTTGCTTATGGGCGTAGTATGTGGCTTCATGATCATCGCCATGGCCTTCGAGAGCCTATCGGTTAGCTATTTGGTACCAGCTAGTGCTTGTGAACTGGAGACCACTACACTACATCAGGGGTTCATGGCTGCTGTGCCCGTCATAG GTATCCTGGCCACGTCGCACGTTTGGGGCTACTTAGCAGACATGCGCGGACGTCGCAAAATACTTCAGTTATCACTTGTGCTCGGGTTCGTCACGGGTGCGCTTGCTGCTTTCTCGCCGCACTGGATTGTCTTCTGCGTTCTTAAGTTCCTGTCATGCACTTC GGTATCAGGGACATTCGCGCTCGCCTTCACGCTACTGGGAGAGACTACTCCTCGCACAAAACGTAATATGGTGATCTTAATGACCAGCAGCATCTATCTCGTTTCTACTGGAGTCATGGCAG TGTTGACCATCCCGGTGCTTCCTCTCACATTCTCCTACTACGTCCCATACCTTGGTATCTATTTCAACTCCTGGAGACTCCTGAACATCATCTACAGCTTGCCATGCGCAATAGCTGCAGCAGTTGCAGCCCGTGTTGATGAGAGCCCCAAGTACCTCCTCACTATGGGCTTAGCGGAAGAAGCTTTGAATGTCATCAAGGGCATATATGTCGTAAATACTGGGAAAGACCTGGAGGACTTTCAG GTGAAATCGATTATTTTGAACGAGGGTGCCACATCTCAAGCACAATACAAGTCTCTTTGGGCATCAGTGAAAGCACAGACATTGCCTCTAGTAAAGCCACCATTAGTGCGAAATACGATTCTGCTTTCCATCATGTTTGCATTGATCTATTTCTG CATACACCCTTACGTCGTGTGGTTGCCCTTCATTGCTGACGGCTTCATGAAATCAATTGAAAAAGGGGAGACTGATCTCACCATCTGCCAAATGCTTCGATCAGCGCACGTTTCTCAAAATCAAACCTTAGAATCTTTAGATGTAATCGAAGAG GTGAAAGACTGTTCCCTAAATCACTTTGCCATGATGATTGTCCTCATCAATGGATGTGTTCTTGGGATAATGAATTTAGTCATGAGTGGACTAATTAATGTAGTCGGGAGAAAGCGGCTGCTTATTGCTGTCCAG ATAATAACCGGAACAGCAGGCATATGCATTAACTTCAGTAGTTCCTGGGCCGTCACAGCCGTCATTTTTATGGCTTTTATCGCCAATTGCCTCAACTTTGCAGTCCTCACTACTTTTAGCGTCAACATCTTCCCGACATATCTCAA AGCAATGGCGGTTTGTTTGACACTGATGGTGGGGCGAACCTGCGCTTTCTTCGGCATCAACATACTCAAGCAGTTGCTGATCAGCGACTGTGAACTCTCCTTTTATATCTTCGGAGGATTGACTATtg cGGGCGGTATATTGGGATTTCTTTTGCCAGCCGACGAACCCAAACACAAGCCAAGAGAAAATAAAGCTCCAGAAACTTGA
- the LOC133515790 gene encoding synaptic vesicle glycoprotein 2B-like isoform X4 produces MRGRRKILQLSLVLGFVTGALAAFSPHWIVFCVLKFLSCTSVSGTFALAFTLLGETTPRTKRNMVILMTSSIYLVSTGVMAVLTIPVLPLTFSYYVPYLGIYFNSWRLLNIIYSLPCAIAAAVAARVDESPKYLLTMGLAEEALNVIKGIYVVNTGKDLEDFQVKSIILNEGATSQAQYKSLWASVKAQTLPLVKPPLVRNTILLSIMFALIYFCIHPYVVWLPFIADGFMKSIEKGETDLTICQMLRSAHVSQNQTLESLDVIEEVKDCSLNHFAMMIVLINGCVLGIMNLVMSGLINVVGRKRLLIAVQIITGTAGICINFSSSWAVTAVIFMAFIANCLNFAVLTTFSVNIFPTYLKAMAVCLTLMVGRTCAFFGINILKQLLISDCELSFYIFGGLTIAGGILGFLLPADEPKHKPRENKAPET; encoded by the exons ATGCGCGGACGTCGCAAAATACTTCAGTTATCACTTGTGCTCGGGTTCGTCACGGGTGCGCTTGCTGCTTTCTCGCCGCACTGGATTGTCTTCTGCGTTCTTAAGTTCCTGTCATGCACTTC GGTATCAGGGACATTCGCGCTCGCCTTCACGCTACTGGGAGAGACTACTCCTCGCACAAAACGTAATATGGTGATCTTAATGACCAGCAGCATCTATCTCGTTTCTACTGGAGTCATGGCAG TGTTGACCATCCCGGTGCTTCCTCTCACATTCTCCTACTACGTCCCATACCTTGGTATCTATTTCAACTCCTGGAGACTCCTGAACATCATCTACAGCTTGCCATGCGCAATAGCTGCAGCAGTTGCAGCCCGTGTTGATGAGAGCCCCAAGTACCTCCTCACTATGGGCTTAGCGGAAGAAGCTTTGAATGTCATCAAGGGCATATATGTCGTAAATACTGGGAAAGACCTGGAGGACTTTCAG GTGAAATCGATTATTTTGAACGAGGGTGCCACATCTCAAGCACAATACAAGTCTCTTTGGGCATCAGTGAAAGCACAGACATTGCCTCTAGTAAAGCCACCATTAGTGCGAAATACGATTCTGCTTTCCATCATGTTTGCATTGATCTATTTCTG CATACACCCTTACGTCGTGTGGTTGCCCTTCATTGCTGACGGCTTCATGAAATCAATTGAAAAAGGGGAGACTGATCTCACCATCTGCCAAATGCTTCGATCAGCGCACGTTTCTCAAAATCAAACCTTAGAATCTTTAGATGTAATCGAAGAG GTGAAAGACTGTTCCCTAAATCACTTTGCCATGATGATTGTCCTCATCAATGGATGTGTTCTTGGGATAATGAATTTAGTCATGAGTGGACTAATTAATGTAGTCGGGAGAAAGCGGCTGCTTATTGCTGTCCAG ATAATAACCGGAACAGCAGGCATATGCATTAACTTCAGTAGTTCCTGGGCCGTCACAGCCGTCATTTTTATGGCTTTTATCGCCAATTGCCTCAACTTTGCAGTCCTCACTACTTTTAGCGTCAACATCTTCCCGACATATCTCAA AGCAATGGCGGTTTGTTTGACACTGATGGTGGGGCGAACCTGCGCTTTCTTCGGCATCAACATACTCAAGCAGTTGCTGATCAGCGACTGTGAACTCTCCTTTTATATCTTCGGAGGATTGACTATtg cGGGCGGTATATTGGGATTTCTTTTGCCAGCCGACGAACCCAAACACAAGCCAAGAGAAAATAAAGCTCCAGAAACTTGA